Within the Eucalyptus grandis isolate ANBG69807.140 chromosome 1, ASM1654582v1, whole genome shotgun sequence genome, the region AATTGAGGTAAATAGGTAGTCTCCATGGCCAATGCGCTGAACGTCAAATCCCAAAAGGTTGTCCGGGAGCAAGTAGTGCTTGATCAGCATCCACAAGATTCGGGTCCTCAAAGAACTGTTCACAACCATACTCGTCGTCTTCATTATCTGAAGAGCAATACAAATAATATTAGAATGAGACCAAACTTCACACACCATGATTGCTAATTTCTCATGAACCATGTATGAATATTCAATGAATGTTACACTACTAATGAGGCCATCACTACGTCCACTACTGCTTTTGCGAGATGAGTATGCATTGGCCATGGAAATTACACTTTGATCAGTCCTTACCATCAGATAAGTGAGATAATTTAATTGCTGCAGAGAAATAATCAGAAGTAATATCTTAGAAAACACCTGTATAACTCTCTTTGTATGTAGTTACAACATTTGCTAAGTTGACTAGACccaatcaaacccctaaaaagAGCTTACCAGTGTGACAAAATTGAGTCAAGTATCATACTTGAGATGCCAAATGATTTAGCCTTCAAATGAGCCAGCTTCACATTTACTTGTTTAGTTCCCAAATGGGATTGATAATAGCAGATATCACAAAGATATCCCTCTTTTAAACTCATTAAATGGTTTTCCTAATGTGGTCAGgtgttgagttttttttttttggcactctCTCTATGGTTGCTCTTTGTGCATTTCTtggcagaaaaaagaaagaaaaaggacaaaactgCTTTCCATAAGGAGAAGAAATGAGCTAATGCAATTCCTACTCTTCCATACACAGGCACGAATCTGTCCGCTGAAAAAGGATTGCGACAGAAACCAAAGCCGTAGAGTTGATAACGTTCTCCTTTCACTCCAGCAAATTATGCTCTCACCACATTCATTATCGCAGCCAATAGTAATTCTGCCTATTTCCAGTATAGAAGTCCCAaactttcttctcaattttttcacAAGACAGTATAGACAATACCATAACACAACACAATCGACTACAATACAGGGAGAAAATTCAACTTACTGGGAGCTAGGAAGCTTGATGATGGCCCGTAAATTTGGTTCTGCGGGGCATTTTGGGAATTGAGACTCTGTACGTGTATTGGCAATCCAGCAGAAGTAATACCACCGTTtcctggagagagagagagtttgaacTATCAGAATTTTGTCGCATATAGACATGGATATGAGCTatttaagtaataaaaaattttcttgGTATTTTCTACTTCTATGACGTGGTAACAAAGCCTTAGAGGCGATAGTGTTTTCTGCTTTCGTGCCAGCAAGTCATACTCTCACCCCATTTATCATCATGGCGAATACTAGTTCTGCATATTTTCTTATAGAAGTCCCAATTTTCCACAAGACTGGATAAAACAATACGATGCCGCAAAGCAATCAACATTACAGGGTGAAAATTCAACTTATTGAAACCTGGGAAACTTCCGGATGGCTGTACGTAAGTATATGGTGAAGGCTCCATTTGGTTCAAACCACCAATAATCGGGTTCCACGTGGCATGTTGGGAATGGAGACTTTGTGGTTGCATTGGCAATCGAGCAGCAGTACTACCACTGTTTCCTGTGGAGAGAaagaagggagggagagagagatttaaacGGTCAGCATTTTTATGCATATAGACGATCTGAGCTatcaaagaattcaaaaataggTCCTGAAATACGTATGAAGAACCAATAATTATGACATTACAACTAAATTCCCTTCTCTAAGATGCATCATCCGTCAATTTCGATTAAATTGATTGAGGCTCTGAAATACACCTCAAGAAAGCCAAATAATCAGGATATTGCGATTATGTGCTTCATGAGTAATGATAATAGTCACTGATGTTCCTCCCTTGTAAAATATTTCGGCATATTCTTGTTTGACTCCATGCCACTAATGGAACCGTTGATTTCAATCACCTCCGAAgctatatcatcatcatcattatcatcatcatcggcATTCTTGTAATACTCACTAAGGGTGTACCCTCGTTCGAGTTGAGTGTTGAGTGTTTTTAAACTCATTAAATGGGTTCCTAATGTGGTCAGATGTTGAGTGTTTTTTTGGCACTCTCTCTATGGTTGCTCTTTGTGCATTTCTTggcagaagaaagaaagaaaaatgacaaaactgCTTTCCTTAAGGAGAAGAATTGAGCTGAGGCAATTCCTACTCTTCCTTACACAAGCATGAATCTGTCGATGAAATAGGATGATAACCCTAGACCAAAGCCGAAGAGGTGATAACAATCTACTTTTGTTCCAGCAAGTTATATTCACACCACATATATCATCACAGAGAAAATTCATTCTGCATATTTTTAGTGTGGAAGTCCCAATCTTTGTTCTCAATTTTTCCACAAGACAGGATAAAATATATTATGCCGCGAAGAAACTGACATTGGATGGAGAAATTTCAACGTACTTAAAGCTGGGAAGCCTGATGTTGACCCGTACGGTTGTCCTGATGGCTGCACATTTGTATCTGCTGAAGGCTCCATTTGGTTCAACGTGGCATTTTGGGGATTGAGACTTTGGGATTGTATTAGCAATTGAGCAGCAGTAATGCCCCGATTTcctggagagagaaagagattaaaaataaattagtatcCCATTGATGAAGCCCATAATAGATATGTGGCAAGCCAGGAAAGGCAAGTCTCCTAGGTGTGGGATCAACATGGAGTCCATAAGTTCCTAATGTTGTGATTTATACAGACAGTTCATCTAAATAGATTTTGGTCCCAAAACCCATCTGAAGAACCAATAATTAGGGCATTGCAATCACATACTTCATGAGAAACTAGAATAGACAACAATGCTCCTCCCCCGTAAATATTTCATCATATTCTTGACTAACTGTATGCTACTTATGGAACAGTTGATTTTAACCACCTCCAAACCCATATCATAGGAAGCCAATATATTTCCCTCCCAAAGATGTACGCTACTGTGAAACGTTTTAGTTGCAACATATCACTTTGATGAtctaaaatcacaaaaaaaaaaaaaaaagctacatcTCAGCTAGTGTTTAATTATaggcaactttttcttttcctcgtaGTCAATTAGAGCACATACCTTCCACTGTGGATGCTGGAGTTCTCGGAGGTACTTTCAAACCAACATCACTGCCCAATCTCGCTGGAGGCGTATTGTTGTGAGCTGGATGGCGGCATTGTTGATCTCCTAGAACTTCACACAGAAAAGGACACGAGTTCTTCTCTGACATGGAACTTGAAGAAGCCTCAGCTTCGTATGGTGTGACATCATTCCAATTCTCATAGGCCTTTTTCTCCAATTTATCTGCACAGACCTGGAAGACTTGAAAATTACTACTTCCTCAACCAGTCGCTTTATCAGGGTTATCTTACACCCTAGGTGACTCAAATAAGGCTGGACTCGTATGGATACCAAAGGCACTAAGAAGATGTGTCTATATGTTCCCTTTTTTCTCAGACAGACCAAACAAGGTAGGAAGATGCAAAGTTGGTGGTCAAAATACAAATAAGGAAAGCATGGACATCAAGTTCACAGAATTTGATGAAAGCAACAAATAGCATCTCGACTTGAAAGTACCATAACATGGTGAATGAGTCAAAAACTTAGAACGCTGTATGAGCATACAGTGCTCCTAAGATGCTAACTGCACTCCTCATGTTGCGGGTGGTGGTTGTGGTCCCAGAGGGCGCTTCTGGCGATGTCTTCTCAAGGGGTGAGAGCGAAAGAAGGGGGCAACCTTTGGAGGAGTTTGAATAGGATGTGGATGGAGATTCATTGGTCTTGGTGTTGATGGGGGTTGATGAGGCAAGATTCTCTTTTTATCAGTTCCATTGTTGAATCGTTTTGAGGTAAACAGTGAGGAGGATGTCTCCTTTTGGGTACTCAACAATATCAAGGCTGTTGGCCAGGTCCTTGGAGTCTCCTTGCGAGCATTCCAAGATACAGCCATGAGTCTTTTCGAGGAGCTTGAGAAAGGAAATGATGGCCCTGAGCATTTTAAGTCCTTGAAAAAAATCAACGAATTGAAATGCCTTCAGTGTTCCACCAATAATGATAAAACTCCCGACGGAAAAAGGAGGTTGTGAGTGGTAGCAGTGGAAAGGACTCTTCATCGTTTATATGAAGGTCAATATTTGGTCTTGGATTGTCAGGGGGCTGAATGATGGAGACAAGAGAATggtgataaatttttttagtgGAGACGGGACATAGTGTCATCAGGAGACTAAAATGGAAGATTGTCAGCTGGATGTTGCCAGGAAAACTCTATTCTGAGACTTCGGTATAATGGAAAGTTATATGTGCATGTAAATGCTTTAAACGACATTGTAGATGATTTGTATTGTAAATGAGCTCTTTTGGTGCTAAGCTTTTCTCTACATGGCTTTGCCCCCATTTTGTGCCCATTTTctttgacctaaaaaaaaagtagaaaattatCATCACTCtattttgtgtttgtttttgcttttcccCTGGCATTTGCAAAGCTGATTAAAACAGCTTAGCATCAGAGACACCCCCTTAGGAACTCGAAATTGCAATCATCAATAGAAAATAATCACTAATTCAACATAATTGAATGCACCGAATTCTTAGAAACAGCTATCTGATTAACTATCATGCCTACGCTATATTGACAATGTAGATAAACAGCTATCTGATTAACTATCATGCCCATGCTATATTGACAATGTAGATAAAATTTTAACTGCTAATCTGAGGTCAGGGGTTGTCCCTTGCAGATTGCATGGCAAATACCAGAAAAGGTAGAATTTCCCAGTTACCTTCTGATGGGGAGAAATTATGTCAGCAGCATAATGCGCCCTGCCGGCAGTTAGGCCACTGACTTGACCAATGCTGTTGAATATAACACCACGATCATTTTCATTATCGTGTAAGAGTTTCCCATTCGAAGTGCAAGTTTTTGCATGATCTACGAGGGCTTTCCACTTCTCCTCTCTCATGCCCTTTCCAAGAATCTGCAACaaacataataataatcttCTTGGTTCAGGGAGTTCAATCCAAATTGAGAACCATGTGCAAAATCTCACATTTCTCAGTTTCTCAGAGTCCAAGTAGAGTTGTTGTAAAAACTGTTCCACGTTACGTATTCCTTCTGCAGTCAGCCGCTTGTAAAATGGTCCCTCCTTTGCGATATTTTTCAATCTCCAGACCTCATCATCAGATGCTGGTGGATAGTGTTTCTTGTTTGCTGAAAAGCGAATAGAAGATGAAAATTGCAGTAACGCTAAGATAGTGCAACTAAAAATGCTCTCCTAACTAGAACACGTTCAAACCCAGGGGGGCTCCGGGGAAAACAGTTTCGAGTTCATGGCTATGACGAGCCAAAAATCCACAAAAGCATTCACATTAATCCTGCAAGGTGAAGATAACAAAGTCAGTAAGGTCTCAGTCGCTATTAGATTAATGAGTAGCAGCAAACATCTGATAGGCATTCAAACCCCTTCTGGAAAGGATCCATAAGTGTCAACATTCTCTAGTAATAGATAAGCTCTTCCAAAGCAGGACACTTTACCACTATTACAGAGCAGACCCTTTATCTTGTTTTTGGTCTGTTAGAAAAAAGCcgatcctcttttttttttttttttttttgggttgaatactattggaaatggtgatccattttctagaatttcctagagttgctaaacttctagaattccctagatgaagtttttggaagaaagagaaaaatgtagaaaCACATGTGTAGAtctctctagaagaagagaggataaactacaatctagaacTCTCTAGATTAAGCCAAAGTGGACAACATTCTacacaaatctagaatgttggtAGAGCActctataaataggaaagagggGAGAGCATACTAGAACAACAAATGTAAAAAAGTGAGAGGAGCATGAGAATATACTCCTCCACCAACACttccttcaactattgtaaaattattttatccaattaatgaaactatttcccaTATCACATGTTATTTATCCTTCAATTATCCTATCTTatcccttgtccatcctctacaaaatataccatacacttgcacaacatcactaataaaaaactatcatcaataccaaaaccatgcttccgcacACATTTAAATTCTAACAAATACAGAATCGCTAGTAATAGAAAAATCTTTCACCGATGTCGAGCATCTCGACTATTACAATTCCATGAAAGGAAGCTCGAGTGGCCATGTCCACGAGCCCTACGAATCGGCGGGGGTGGTGGCCCCATTGCGGAAGCGGCAGCGGCGATGCAGTTGAACCAGtagttttatatttttaacACTGTTTtattcttatcctttttttttctcttttttttaatttttaatttttaatttttttcttttctcattttaaaCCTGAAATTTAGTTCTGATGTGACGCTTGTTATTAAgattgtaataaataaataaataaaactatttcagatttttaattagacaaattgaacgGAGCTAATATAAGGACTCGACTAcaccaatttaacaagttttatgatttgattacactttttaaaagtgcGAGAGTCAAAACCATTTTATGCAATACTGTAAAAATTATATCTTGCAAGTCCAAACTATTTTATTCAATACTGTAAAAATCATACCTTGTCCCCTATGCTCCTTGACGGAGAAGGCATCTGTTTTGGCTTCTCGGATTTGTGTATTCCCACCATAACTCGATGCCACTTTAAGCCCTATCCTAAAACTTTTGCTCCTATTCCAGCTGGAATTGTCCGTAAATATCATATCTCCCAGCTCCCCAACACCTGCCTTGAGCTTTACTTGGAGATTTCCTGTCAAAAGCGGCCTCTTTCCTTCTCGTTCTTTAACCACGTAGCTATCAAACTCTTCTGGAGCCCAATTTTCCTCATCGTCTCTGTTGAAGTCACCTTCAAGCACAACGACGTCCAACTTGATGGAGGCTTCTGGCCCTGATGTAATGACATCCCCTGTATCCGCATCGATCAAGCCAACGGAAATGCGAGCACCGCCCTCTCCTTCTAGTTTCTTTCCGGTAAATAGAGGACGTGACAGTTTGTTTCGAAGTTGAAGCTGTAAGTTTCTTACATCATTGTTCGCGGTAGATTTACCAATAGCCCTGCATTCTCTCGAGAAACCAACCATTAGAACTAGGAACGGGTACAGAAGCAGGAAATTGGAAAAGTAGCTACAAAGAGAGACAAACTACCAACAAGGTATGTGCATTTGTACCTTGCAAGGTGGGGAGAGTGAATGTTTGCAAGCCCCACTGCTTCTGTGTGGCAAATAACGCCAACAGCAGAATTGCCAAAGTTGGAGACCTTTCAAAAGAAAGTGAATCAGAAGGGATATGTCTGAGAAAAGTGTAAATTCAATGAACTTTGTTTATCTTACCGGTTTTTGAACAGCATTCTCTGTTGAGCATACCTGTCGTACTACATCTTTGAGAGCATCCCCAATGCAACTACACCATAAAAAACTGACACCTTGAACAACGGCTGTCTTGTGGACTTATTTGTAACAAATAGACAAATATCCATATGAAACATTTTAGTTATCACTTCATACGAATGTCAGACCTGATTACAGTATAAAAAGATGGATACCAGTCTACCAGACTCATCAAATGCATTCCTTTAATGTAACGCAACATAGAAAAGTCAACACAAATCTGGAATACATATTTATCCAGTACATTGATAACAGAAGCAATTAAAGTTAATTAGCAGCCATCTCCAAATGCAACGTCCTTTCagtgattgaaaaaataatgtatgtgcTGGTATTACACTTTGCTCAACAGAATCATAGACCGATGGCTTATGATACTCCATGATATTTCTACTTGTCAAGACAATACACATGGAAATTCTCCTAGAAGAATCAGTTGATGCAGATGAGCTACAGCTAACAAaccaaataaaatttattcacCTTCGACGGTAT harbors:
- the LOC104414750 gene encoding uncharacterized protein LOC104414750, giving the protein MSEKNSCPFLCEVLGDQQCRHPAHNNTPPARLGSDVGLKVPPRTPASTVEGNRGITAAQLLIQSQSLNPQNATLNQMEPSADTNVQPSGQPYGSTSGFPALRNSGSTAARLPMQPQSLHSQHATWNPIIGGLNQMEPSPYTYVQPSGSFPGNGGITSAGLPIHVQSLNSQNAPQNQIYGPSSSFLAPSKLNFLPVL
- the LOC104431789 gene encoding calmodulin-binding protein 60 D-like → MALVWEKSCGEELVDSGRCPESGKMSKIREELEHANSDLAEYRRSCIGDALKDVVRQVCSTENAVQKPVSNFGNSAVGVICHTEAVGLANIHSPHLARAIGKSTANNDVRNLQLQLRNKLSRPLFTGKKLEGEGGARISVGLIDADTGDVITSGPEASIKLDVVVLEGDFNRDDEENWAPEEFDSYVVKEREGKRPLLTGNLQVKLKAGVGELGDMIFTDNSSWNRSKSFRIGLKVASSYGGNTQIREAKTDAFSVKEHRGQGMIFTVLNKIVWTCKI